Part of the Candidatus Hydrogenedentota bacterium genome, GAATCCACGGTCTGGCTCCGCCAGCTTCCGCCCGTGAAGTTGGTGAAGTCGAATTCTTCCTGTCCGAAGTGCCCGGATATGCCCAGAGTAGTCTCGCGCCCGATGGGCCCGTCGAGATAGTAAACTGCGCGACCCTGAATACTGGGGAAACCGGTGTCGGCCCCCGTGTCCTCGCCGAAGGCGCGTGTGTTCACATCGCCGATGTTTCGCGTGAGCGCGAGGGCCAGTTCCAGGTTGCCTTTCTCGCCGATTCCGAAGGTCTTGGTGGCGCGGATCTGGGGCCGACGGAAGCCGCTGTTGCCGGTCCACCACAGGTTGGTGAAGTTCAAGGTACGTGGGATCAGGGGGGAGATCAGGTCCCAGGTCTGGCCGAAGAGAAGTTGTGTATTGTCCTCGGGCCAGTCCATGGAAACATAGGCGTAGCGCATCCGGAGCTCGGGGTTGTTTTCGGTGCCGTCTCCGTAGAAATCTACCTCAACGCGCCCTTCGGTTTCCGCGCCGAAAGACTCGGGACCGAAGATCTTCAGGCCGAGGCGGGTCTGGCGTGCGGTGAGGGCAAACTGATCGTCGTCCCGGCCGACGTTTTCGGGATCAACCCATCGCATGGTGTTGCCGTTGGTTGTGCCGGCGGAGTCGTGGGCGGCGTCGATCTTGACGTAACCGTAGAGTTCCATGGGGTAGCGGCCCCGAAGGGCGGGCTTCTCGGGGGCCACGGTTGCCGGTTCGGTCGCGCTGGCCGCCGCAGGCGCGGTGGGCACCGGGGCCGCCGGGGTCTCTTGCGCCTTTTCCAGGTCGTCCAGTCGGTCCTGAAGCGCCTCAATGAGGGCGGCCTGTTGAGCAACCTGCTGCTGGAGCAACTTCAATTGGGCTTCGGTTTGATCCTCCGCAGCGGCCGTACAGTGAACGCTGGAAACAACAAGAACCACCACGAGAAAAACCGCGAAAAATTTCATAACCTAAGAGCTCCCACGGCTGCGCCGCTCCTGATTCGACGAAATCGCCACTTATATCTTGAATTGCTCCACCAGCGAATTCAGCTCAGAGGCCAGTGTCGCCAGGCTGGACGCGGACTCGCGGGTATCCCGCGCGGCCTGATCCGCCTGCTTGGCTGCCAGCAGCACGTTGGCAACGTTTTCCGCCACGGAATTCATTCCCACGGCGGCCTCGGTCGCGTTTTGGGCGACGACGGACGATCCCGATGCGAGCTCGCCGATATTACGCGAGATCTCGTTGCCTCCGTTGATCGCTTCTTGAACATTTCGGGAGACTTCGTTGGCGCCAGTCGCCGTCTCCTGAACGCTCCGGGCCACCTCGCTCGCACTTCGCGCGGTACCCGCGACGTTGTTGGAAATCTCGCAGGTGGTGGCCGACTGCTCTTCCACGGCGGCGGCGATACTGTTGGAGATTCCGTCGATCTCGCGGATGATCTCGGTGATTTCGGCGATGGCCACCACCGCCTGTCGGGCCGTAGACTGCATGGCCCCGATCTGGATGCGTATATCCTCCGTCGCGCGCGACGTCTGCTTCGCGAGCTCTTTCACCTCGCTGGCCACGACGGTAAAGCCCTTGCCGGCTTCACCCGCCGAGGCGGCCTCGATGGTCGCGTTCAAGGCGAGGAGGTTGGTCTGGGAGGCGATGCCCTTGATTACATCCACCACCTTTCCGATTTCATCGGCCGAGGCCCCGAGTTCGTTTACGATGCTGGCGGTCTTGTCCGCCCGGCCCGCCGCGCTGTTGGCCACCTGGGCGGCCTGGCCCGCGTTTTTCGCCACTTCCGACAATGAGGCGGTCATCTCTTCGATGGCGGCCGCCACGCTGTTGATGGAGTTGTTCATCTCGTCGGTGGCGGAGGATATGGTGCCAATGCTGGAAGACATTTGCTCCACGGCGGCCCCCACGTTGTTCAGGTTTGCGGAGACTTCCTCCGCGGCCGTCGCCACCGTGTTGGAATTGGCGCTACTCTCCTCCACACCGGCGGCCACGTTGCCGATGTTCGCGGAAGCCTCTTCCGTCGCGGCGGCGGCGCTCGCGGCCTCTCCCGTCATGGTCGCCATATTATCGGCCAGGGCCTGGGCGATCGAGGACAGCTCTTCCGAGGCGCCGGCAAGGCTCTGGGAGTTGCCGGCGATATTGCCGACGATACCCTGGAGTTTGGCGATGAAGGTGTCGAACCATAGGGCCATTTCGCCCACTTCGTCCTTCGTTTGGATTTCGAGGCGGCGTGTCAGGTCGCCTTCGCCCTGAGCGATATCTTTGAGCATGGCGGCGGCCGCCGCAAGAGGGCGGGAGATCCGTGTGGAGAGAAGCAGGGCCCCAATCATCACGAGCGTGAAAATCGCCGCTGCAAACGCGGACGTGTAGCCGATCATGCCGTTCACGGCCCCCTCCACGTTGCCTATCGCGTCGAGATAGTCGTCTTTGTAGGTGCTCGCACCGATGGCCCAGTCCCAAGGCTCGAAATAGGCAATGGCCGCCAGCTTCTCCCGGGCCACGGACTCTCCTTCGTTCTTCCAGGGATAAGTCTCGTAGTCAACGGGTATTGCCCCGGTACCGTCTTCCTTCAGGGCCACGGCTTTGTCCACGATGGACTTGAT contains:
- a CDS encoding Cache 3/Cache 2 fusion domain-containing protein, which produces MKLRTKILSLTGMAVLVSTIVSISTVYVRSGPMQAEVVTELNKLGQDEVTQVARNVWLMCRVQHENLLQKLESDLDMAKELLDASGGVHLSTETATWQVDGRPVTLPKMMIGESWFGQVSSPASPTPVLDDLVAATNGAVAIFQTLNEAGDLVRVATTVLGPDGKRALGTTIPMVKDDGTPHPVATALKAGQHYFGQTYIQGEAYIAGYEPLLDGTTVIGALGVAFKQESVKAIREGIMDIVVGKTGYVFVLGGKDEDRGHYIISAKGKRDGENVLEAKDDSGREFIKSIVDKAVALKEDGTGAIPVDYETYPWKNEGESVAREKLAAIAYFEPWDWAIGASTYKDDYLDAIGNVEGAVNGMIGYTSAFAAAIFTLVMIGALLLSTRISRPLAAAAAMLKDIAQGEGDLTRRLEIQTKDEVGEMALWFDTFIAKLQGIVGNIAGNSQSLAGASEELSSIAQALADNMATMTGEAASAAAATEEASANIGNVAAGVEESSANSNTVATAAEEVSANLNNVGAAVEQMSSSIGTISSATDEMNNSINSVAAAIEEMTASLSEVAKNAGQAAQVANSAAGRADKTASIVNELGASADEIGKVVDVIKGIASQTNLLALNATIEAASAGEAGKGFTVVASEVKELAKQTSRATEDIRIQIGAMQSTARQAVVAIAEITEIIREIDGISNSIAAAVEEQSATTCEISNNVAGTARSASEVARSVQETATGANEVSRNVQEAINGGNEISRNIGELASGSSVVAQNATEAAVGMNSVAENVANVLLAAKQADQAARDTRESASSLATLASELNSLVEQFKI